A portion of the Homalodisca vitripennis isolate AUS2020 chromosome 2, UT_GWSS_2.1, whole genome shotgun sequence genome contains these proteins:
- the LOC124354013 gene encoding protein ALP1-like produces the protein MAPVLSRNQKIGLALSCMLITEEKRRKKRKIWAKQWLHDRKRFTHLNLLKELDESDFRNFLRMDEQCFTDLLYMVKPFIEKKNTLFRSSVSAEERLIVTLRYLATGRSYEDLKFSAAISPQLLSSIIPETCAAIYHCLKKYIKIPKTEDEWRTVAHQFETKWNFNNAVGAMDGKHIAIQKPTGSGSQYYNCKTFFSIVLFAIVDANYQFMYVNVGANGSVCDSTVLQNSSFYQRLINDELRLPAPTALPGTNKCIPYVFLGDSGFSLSPYIMKPYPLKNITHGQRIFNCRLSRARRVVENAFGILASRFRVFLQAIAINVENVEVVVLACCALHNYLSQRNAMYITPSSVDTEDVNTMQLRPGDWREVRPLAPMQQSSVRTVSKQGKNIRKCFLDYYNDKGALTFQEDMLRAQ, from the exons ATGGCACCAGTGTTGTCTAGGAACCAGAAAATAGGTTTAGCTCTTAGTTGTATGTTGATAACTGAGGAAAAACGCCGGAAGAAACGGAAAATATGGGCTAAGCAGTGGCTTCATGATCGAAAAAGGTTTACACACTTAAATCTGTTAAAAGAACTGGACGAGAgtgattttagaaattttttgcGAATGGACGAGCAGTGTTTTACCGATTTACTCTATATGGTTAAGCCTTTCATTGAGAAAAAGAACACTTTATTTAGAAGTTCTGTGAGTGCTGAGGAGAGGCTGATTGTAACTCTCCGATATCTGGCAACTGGGAGGAGTTACGAAGACTTAAAATTCAGTGCTGCTATTTCGCCTCAGCTCCTGTCATCAATCATACCTGAAACCTGTGCTGCAATTTACCACTGTCTGAAGAAGTACATAAAG ATTCCAAAAACTGAGGATGAATGGAGAACTGTTGCACATCAATTTGAGACCAAGTGGAACTTCAATAACGCTGTTGGAGCAATGGACGGAAAACACATAGCTATACAAAAACCAACAGGAAGCGGATCGCAGTACTACAATTGTAAAACGTTTTTTAGCATAGTGTTATTTGCTATCGTTGATGCAAACTATCAGTTTATGTACGTAAATGTTGGGGCCAATGGGAGTGTGTGTGATTCTACAGTTCTCCAAAACTCGAGTTTTTACCAGAGACTTATAAATGATGAATTGAGATTACCAGCGCCAACAGCTTTACCAGGTACGAATAAGTGCATCCCATATGTTTTCCTTGGAGACTCTGGGTTTAGTCTTAGCCCTTACATAATGAAGCCTTACccgttaaaaaatattactcatgGGCAAAGAATTTTCAACTGCAGACTATCACGAGCAAGAAGGGTTGTTGAAAACGCGTTTGGCATATTAGCATCACGGTTTCGCGTTTTCCTACAAGCCATTGCAATCAATGTGGAAAATGTAGAAGTAGTTGTTCTTGCATGTTGCGCCTTACACAACTACTTGTCTCAGAGAAATGCAATGTACATAACCCCTTCATCTGTTGACACTGAAGATGTTAATACAATGCAGTTACGACCTGGGGATTGGCGTGAGGTGCGGCCCTTGGCACCAATGCAGCAATCGAGTGTAAGAACTGTTTCTAAACAAGGAAAGAACATTCGAAAATGTTTTCTTGATTACTACAACGACAAAGGAGCCCTTACGTTTCAAGAGGATATGTTAAGAGCGCAATAA
- the LOC124355639 gene encoding uncharacterized protein LOC124355639, protein MSSQQSQSNNEAEKEVLVELIESLKENRCLWDTKCDAYANRDLRRAAHGSLLEIYKKFQPNATIDLLKKKIENLKCSFRRELRKVRASETTGAGSSQIYTPRLWFYELMSFLEEKEMIREGLDTLEEDKSQMDAVVSN, encoded by the exons ATGTCTTCACAGCAATCCCAATCGAACAATGAAGCTGAAAAAGAGGTTTTAGTGGAGCTTATTGAGTCACTAAAAGAGAACCGATGTTTGTGGGACACTAAGTGCGATGCCTATGCGAATAGGGATCTACGGAGGGCAGCACATGGTTCGCTGTTGGAGATATACAAAAAATTCCAACCGAATGCAACAATTGACCTGCTCaagaagaagatagaaaatcTCAAGTGCAGTTTCAGACGGGAATTGAGGAAG GTAAGAGCCAGTGAAACAACTGGAGCTGGCAGCAGCCAGATATATACACCACGTCTCTGGTTCTATGAACTCATGTCATTCTTGGAAGAGAAGGAGATGATCAGAGAAGGATTGGATACTCTGGAAGAAGACAAGTCACAAATGGATGCTGTGGTAAGCAATTAG